In Phacochoerus africanus isolate WHEZ1 chromosome 16, ROS_Pafr_v1, whole genome shotgun sequence, one genomic interval encodes:
- the GSTK1 gene encoding glutathione S-transferase kappa 1, with amino-acid sequence MGPLPRTVELFYDVLSPYSWLAFEILCRYKNIWNVNLQLCPSLIGGIFKDSGNQPPAMLPRKAVYLKEDIKRLEHHLQVPIHFPKDFFSVILEKGSLTAMRFLTTVKLEHPEMLEKVSRELWMRVWSRDEDITEPQSILAAAEKAGMSTGQARGLLERVSTPEVKNQLKETTEAACKYGAFGLPITVAHLDDKTHMLFGSDRMELLAHLLGEKWMGPVPPAVNARL; translated from the exons ATGGGGCCTCTCCCGCGGACCGTGGAGCTTTTCTACGATGTGCTGTCCCCCTACTCCTGGCTGGCCTTCGAG ATCCTGTGCCGGTACAAGAACATCTGGAATGTCAACCTGCAGCTGTGCCCAAGCTTAATTGGAGGGATCTTCAAAGACAGCG GAAACCAGCCACCAGCTATGCTTCCCCGCAAAGCTGTGTACTTAAAAGAGGACATTAAGCGACTGGAACACCATCTCCAGGTTCCCATCCACTTCCCCAAGGATTTCTTCTCTGTGATCCTTGAAAAAG GAAGTTTGACAGCCATGCGCTTCCTCACCACCGTGAAACTGGAGCACCCCGAGATGCTGGAGAAAGTGTCCAGGGAACTGTGGATGCGCGTCTGGTCACGG GACGAAGACATcacagagccccagagcatcCTGGCC GCGGCAGAGAAGGCCGGCATGTCCACAGGACAGGCCCGAGGACTCCTGGAAAGGGTCTCAACACCAGAGGTGAAGAACCAGCTCAAGGAGACCACTGAGGCGGCCTGCAAATATGGG GCCTTTGGGCTGCCCATCACTGTGGCTCACCTGGATGACAAAACACACATGCTCTTTGGCTCTGACCGGATGGAGCTGCTGGCACACCTGCTGG GCGAGAAGTGGATGGGCCCTGTGCCTCCAGCTGTAAATGCCAGACTTTAA